The Phycisphaerae bacterium genome includes a region encoding these proteins:
- a CDS encoding SRPBCC domain-containing protein encodes MAKLGFGRRVATAALAAALVSGWMGGAAMGGEGERMIRKEIVVNATPAKAWWMWSTSDGVMALSPPKAKIDLRVGGMYEWYFVPDAPEGQRGSEGCTILSYIPEKMIAFTWNAPPSIKALRDAQARTQVIVEFEPIEAGRTLVRLTQLGFGTGADWDAYYAYFDRAWGHVLGNMEKHFQKDGDSAGKSKYIYFISPSRPGFMQQPTKEEQRLVGEHYQYLKNLFEEGVVQFAGRAMDPAVLPTGVEHGVIFEVPACGIIVFEADSLEAARGIMENDPAVKAGVFKGKAFSFGLAFDK; translated from the coding sequence GTGGCGAAACTCGGGTTCGGGAGGCGCGTGGCGACCGCGGCGCTGGCGGCGGCGCTGGTATCGGGATGGATGGGAGGAGCGGCGATGGGCGGCGAGGGTGAGCGGATGATCCGGAAGGAAATCGTGGTCAACGCGACCCCCGCCAAGGCCTGGTGGATGTGGAGCACGAGTGACGGCGTCATGGCACTTTCGCCCCCGAAGGCGAAGATCGATCTGCGCGTCGGCGGAATGTACGAATGGTACTTCGTCCCGGACGCGCCGGAAGGGCAGCGCGGCTCGGAAGGCTGCACGATCCTGAGCTACATTCCCGAGAAGATGATCGCCTTTACCTGGAACGCGCCGCCTTCGATCAAGGCCCTGCGCGACGCGCAGGCCCGGACGCAGGTCATCGTCGAGTTCGAGCCGATCGAGGCCGGCCGCACGCTGGTCCGGCTCACGCAACTGGGCTTCGGAACCGGGGCCGACTGGGATGCGTACTACGCTTACTTCGACAGGGCCTGGGGACACGTTCTGGGCAATATGGAGAAGCACTTCCAGAAAGACGGCGACTCGGCCGGCAAGAGCAAGTACATCTACTTCATCAGCCCGTCCCGGCCGGGCTTCATGCAGCAGCCAACCAAGGAGGAACAGCGGCTTGTCGGGGAGCACTACCAGTATCTGAAGAACTTGTTCGAGGAGGGCGTGGTTCAATTCGCGGGCAGGGCGATGGACCCGGCCGTGCTGCCCACGGGCGTGGAGCACGGCGTGATTTTCGAAGTGCCCGCGTGCGGGATCATCGTCTTCGAGGCGGATAGCCTGGAAGCGGCGCGGGGCATCATGGAGAACGATCCGGCGGTCAAGGCCGGGGTGTTCAAGGGGAAGGCGTTCTCGTTCGGGCTGGCATTCGATAAGTGA